Genomic window (Achromobacter sp. B7):
GGATGGTGTCCCGGGCGACCTGGATGTAATCCACGTTGGCGGTGGTGGTGATTTCACCGGCCAGCACGACCAGGCCGGTGTTGCACAGCGTTTCGGCTGCGACACGCGCGTTCGGGTCTTGCGTGAAGATGGCGTCCAGGATCGAATCGGAAATCTGGTCGGCAACCTTGTCGGGATGCCCTTCGGAGACGGATTCGGAAGTGAAGAGAAAATCGTTATTGGCCACAGATGCGTCCTTGGTGTCCGGCGTTGCCGGCGTATAGGTTCATGAGGCGCGTTGCACCCCGGACCGCATGAAATACGCTATCTGGGCGCGACGCTTTAGCGGATTTGGCAAAGGGCGCGCCATGCGCTGCACCCTTGCCGTCGCCCCGCAAGTTGTCGGTTAACTCGGCGACTGAGCGGATTTTAAGCGAAAATGCCGTTCTTATGCTCGCGGCGGGGGTGTAAACATATTCCCGAATACCGGCATAACCCTGCCCGACCTTTCCTATTTGCTGAATGCTGCTCGCCCTGTTCCGACTCTTTGCCGCCTTGCCGCTACCGGTTGCGCACGCCCTTGGGCGCGCCGCGGGGCTGGCCGTGTACGCCTGGCCCGGCAAGTATCGGCGCCGCCTTCAGGCCAATGCCGCCCAGGCCGGCTACCCCGGCGCGGCCTTCGCGCGCCGTGCCGCCGCCGAAACCGGCGCCATGATTCTTGAGAACCCCCGCGTGTGGTTCAAGAACGAACAAAGCCTGGCGCAGGTGGTTTCCGACGACAACGCCGTGGTGGACACGGCGCGCGCCGAGGGGCGCGGCATCCTGTTCCTGACCCCGCACCTGGGCTGCTTCGAAATCACCGCCCGCTATCTGGCCCGCCAGATGCCCATGACGGTGATGTTCCGCCCGCCGCGCAAAGACGTGCTGGCCCCGCTGCTGGAGACCGCGCGCAACAGTTCCGCCGTCAATGCCGTGCCGGCCACCATGCAGGGCGTGCGGGAATTCGTGCGGGCGCTGCGGCGCGGTGAATCGGTGGGCATGCTGCCTGACCAGGCGCCCAGCGTGGGCGATGGGGTGTGGGCGCCGTTCTTCGGGCGCCTGGCCTACACAATGACGCTGCCCAGCAAACTGGCCACGCAGACCAACGTCCCCATCATCCTGACGGCGGGCGAACGCCTGCCCCACGGCCGAGGCTGGCGCATCCACTATGTGCGCGTGCCCGAGCCGCTGCCGGCCGATGCCACGGCGCAGGCCGCGCTGATCAACGCCGCGATGGAAACCCTGATCCGGCGCTGCCCCCAGCAGTACCTCTGGAGCTACAACCGCTACAAGACCCCGCGCGGCGCGCCCCCGGCGCCCGACGCCGCCCCGTCGGCTCGCTGACGTTTTCTGGTTTCCGCCGCCCGGTCCACTCCCGACACGATGAAAGATTCAAAGACGCGTACGCTGGTTTCCCTGTTGAAATGGTTCGGCCGCATCCAGCCGTCGACGCGCTTGCGCATCGGCGCCGTGCTGGGTTGGCTGGCGCCACGGCTGGCTAAATCCCGGGCGCGCATCGTGCGGCGCAATCTGGAATTGTGCTTTCCCGACCAGCCCGAGTCGGTGCGCGAGCAATGGGTGGCGGAACACTTCCGGGCGCTGGCGCAATCCATCGTTGATCGCGGCGTGCTGTGGTACGGCACGCCCGAAGCCATCAAGGACATGGTCACGCAAAGCGGGGCCGAGCGCATCAACGAACTGATCGCCCAAGGCCGTTCGGTGATATTGCTGGCGCCGCACTTCATCGCGCTGGATGCCGCCGCCACCCGCCTGACCATGGAAGTGCCCAGCGCTGCCACCATGTACACCCCGCAAAGCGATCCGCACATCGACGCGGTCGTGGCCGCCGGACGCGCGCGCTTCAACGAGGTTTTCCTGGTCAGCCGCAAGGACGGCGTGCGCGACCTGATCCGCCACCTGCGCGCCCCGCGTCCGGTCTACTACCTGCCCGACATGGATTTCGGCCGCCAAGGGTCGGTGTTCGTGCCGTTCTTCGGCGTGCAGGCCGCCACGCTGCTGGCCACCGCGCAACTGGCCCAGAAATGGAACGCGGCGGTGCTGCCCATCGTGGGCTTCTGGAACCCCGACACCGGCCGATACCATGTGGACGTGCTGCCCGCCCTGGCGGACTTTCCCGGCGACGCGTCCCTGGAAGAGGCCACCGCCCGGCTGAACCGCGAGCTGGAAACCTGGGTGCGCCGCTGCCCCAGCCAGTACTACTGGGTCCACCGCCGCTTCAAGACCCGTCCGCCCGGCGAAGCCAAGCTCTATTGATCTCGGCCGGCTGTCCGCGCCCGAATAATGGGCGATAATCGCCCGATGAACTGGAACTTCACCAAAATGCATGGCGCGGGCAACGACTTTGTCGTGCTCGACGGGGTCCGCCAGACCATCGAAATGACGCCCGAGCGTGCCCGAGCGCTGGGCGATCGGCACTTCGGCATCGGAGCCGACCAGATCCTGCTGGTCGAACGGGCCACCCGCCCCGACGCGGATTTCCGCTATCGCATTTTCAATTCCGACGGCAGCGAAGTCGAACACTGCGGCAACGGCGCGCGCTGTTTTGTGCGCTTTGTGCACGAACAAGGGCTGTCCGACCGTAATCCGCTGCGCGCGGAAATCGCCACCGGCATCCTGGTGCTGGACGAAGGCGACGACGAACAAGTCACGGTAGATATGGGCAGCACCCGGTTCGAACCCGAGGCCCTGCCATTCGACACCGCCGGCCTGCCTTCAACGCGCGAAGGCGAAGACACCCTCTGGG
Coding sequences:
- a CDS encoding lysophospholipid acyltransferase family protein, which codes for MLLALFRLFAALPLPVAHALGRAAGLAVYAWPGKYRRRLQANAAQAGYPGAAFARRAAAETGAMILENPRVWFKNEQSLAQVVSDDNAVVDTARAEGRGILFLTPHLGCFEITARYLARQMPMTVMFRPPRKDVLAPLLETARNSSAVNAVPATMQGVREFVRALRRGESVGMLPDQAPSVGDGVWAPFFGRLAYTMTLPSKLATQTNVPIILTAGERLPHGRGWRIHYVRVPEPLPADATAQAALINAAMETLIRRCPQQYLWSYNRYKTPRGAPPAPDAAPSAR
- a CDS encoding lysophospholipid acyltransferase family protein, with translation MKDSKTRTLVSLLKWFGRIQPSTRLRIGAVLGWLAPRLAKSRARIVRRNLELCFPDQPESVREQWVAEHFRALAQSIVDRGVLWYGTPEAIKDMVTQSGAERINELIAQGRSVILLAPHFIALDAAATRLTMEVPSAATMYTPQSDPHIDAVVAAGRARFNEVFLVSRKDGVRDLIRHLRAPRPVYYLPDMDFGRQGSVFVPFFGVQAATLLATAQLAQKWNAAVLPIVGFWNPDTGRYHVDVLPALADFPGDASLEEATARLNRELETWVRRCPSQYYWVHRRFKTRPPGEAKLY
- the dapF gene encoding diaminopimelate epimerase, translated to MGDNRPMNWNFTKMHGAGNDFVVLDGVRQTIEMTPERARALGDRHFGIGADQILLVERATRPDADFRYRIFNSDGSEVEHCGNGARCFVRFVHEQGLSDRNPLRAEIATGILVLDEGDDEQVTVDMGSTRFEPEALPFDTAGLPSTREGEDTLWELELDAPAGVPNKVWLSAVAISNPHAVQVVDNVDTAPVSVQGPLIETHPRFARRVNAGFLQVMDRHNVRLRVFERGAGETLACGTGACAAVAAGIRRGLLESPVRVQTRGGVLTVAWNGDQLRMTGPAESVFTGQVDIDKLVFSMALNR